A stretch of DNA from Montipora capricornis isolate CH-2021 chromosome 1, ASM3666992v2, whole genome shotgun sequence:
TAATAAGTACCCAGTGGATATTGCAATGGATGACTTTGCTGACAAAAGGCATTTGGATAGGTACTTGGTTGTCCCAAACATGTTCAGTCACATTGGTCTGCATTCAAGCCTAAGTagcaaaccaaaaaactatgcAGAGTTTTATTTGATGTTCAAGCCATAGTGGggaattgaaataaaaattctCAATACATGGTTGTCATGTGACATCAAGGcattatgttttttttcttgtatggATGCAGCAGCAGAAAGACTGGTCAATGGTAAAACTGACTTGGTCTGCGAGCctttacatattaatttgctcTGAAAGAATATTGGTCAAACAGGCGTTGAACTTCGCAAAGGGGTGCAGGAAAGTAAATGTGAGATCAACTGTAATTTGTTGGACATGAGGCGATAATAACCAACTGGGAACTACCAGTATGCACCTATAGGATTACTGATTGTCTTATGTCCAACACGTACATATGGaatgataaacaaattattattattcaccaaagtggcggtgaatagtggtggatatttactgagccACGAAGTGGCCGGCAAGGTGAATTTCCACCACTTTCACTgccactgaggtgaataataatttagtaTCTACCACACAAGTAAATGGCCATCAGCTCAAATAGTAACGTCATTTTAAACACATGGGCAAAATCTCGCATGTTGCAACTTCGCACaccataatttttgtttttattggaAATGAATAGTACTTGCTATTTCACCTCCAAGTTAACCGATCAGAGGGTGCAAAAAGTattattcacttgtgtggtatatatcAAGATTGCTGCCTAGATGGTCTGATTCTATCTAGTATTGGAAAATTGTGGTTCAGATCCAGAAAATACCTATTCCCTGACATGATAGAGCATGCAACAGTAGTAAGTGAGTCTCCTAAGTATTTATAAATGCATTGGGGTTTTGTCAGTTTTTACCATcatttttatttaataaattgtGTTCAACGAAGATTGTGGATGTCCTGTGATACCAAAGGGAGAAAATCAGGAGTATTTCGTTTGTGTACATTTTTGGTGCCAACTTGAATTATGTGTGTGCAAATATAAGGTGTACCTCTTGGTTTGAGGTTTGGTTTTTTGTCACTTCTCCATCTTTGTTGTGTAAATAATCTAGTGGAATCTGCTTCAAATTTCCCATGTGGGAGATTTAGAGTTGCCATTgttcatcttttttttctttggccgTTTCAAAGCAATGTTCTTTAGCTTTTTTTTCAATACAATTTATTTATCAAAACTTAAGAAAAATTTGTGTACCGTTTGAATTCACTTGAATGCTGTGTATTTTGTCAGGACGCATGTGTCTGTGGGGTGCTGTTTGGTGACTGTTGTTCTATGTTTGAGTAGTTGCAGTTGCAAATTAAATGATTTGAGTTGTGGTAATTGCTGGCCATTGTGCCAACTGACCCAGTGTGGTCAATTCAAACAAAATAAGTCTCTGTGCTTGTtggtcatcatcattattgtaatTGTGCTCAGTGgccattgaaaaaattaaccCCTTGCAGTTGCAAATTGAAGAAACCAACTGTCATTCCATAATACAATGACTACTAGTAGTTTAAAACAATCTTAGTCCCTTAATCTATGatcttttcttatgttaaatAGTAATGCTTTTTTCTCTGACTGTATTTTCATGTTCAAAATTCTTTTCCAATGATAGTGTTTTAACATATCAGTGGAATTCCTGAAAGCATATTGTCCACATATGTATCATgaaacagcaatgttatggtaccatatgaaacaccgattatttctaAACCATTATCGTGATgttataagttaccttggcaatggaaaagcccagcaaaaacaccctatattttggatttagttggttatatctcaaaaacgaactctcTGAGCcccctttttttattgctgaaaagtgattagaaggccacgataAAACCTTGAGCAAAGTTTAATTACATTCTGtccagtggattcagagccaccttaaaaaaatcacaaaaatcctCAACACAGTATTTttcaaaactttgcagaaagtttaatcgtgcccttctgattacttttcagaaataaaaaaatgggggtcacggagttcgtttttgagatataagggGTGCTTTTACAGGGCTTGTccattgccacggtgacatattacgtctcAATAATGACTGCAATAATGatcttgtttagcaataattaatgtttcatttggtgccacaatattgccaatacatgatacaacgttgtgatGCCAAACCTTCtgataagagcgtcacttggaaccgttgaaaatggtttgagcctccttaaaaaaaaaatttcgcaaTAGATACTCTGGAATTGGGAAACGTTAACAGCAAGGATAGAATTGGCTAGTTCTAccatagagagctttagattctagaacgagtacgagattggactgcccgtttttagcgaaaatacttaccTGGTATTAggggtgcagtggtgagagcacttgcctcccgccaatgtggcccgggttcaattcccagactcggcatcatatgaGGGTTGagtgtgttggttctctactctgcactgagtgGTTTTTTAAcgggtttcccctctcctcaaaaaacaacaTTAGGCCATTCCggcgcagggaactggggcgaatTCCAAATCTGAACTAATCGATAAATGGGCatcatcacatgaaagataacgtTGAGATTGGCCATATctccaagtttgatgctttgaggtcgaacagagaccaagttacaaacgtctctaattttgaggctgcgtcccccaaaaccataaaaACTCTTTAAAGAACTCATCAGATTTGAGATAACTGGAAAATCCTGTCATGGACCTAGTATTTAAAAATAAGTGAGGTGAAAAATCACTTCGTTTGCCTATCTTTATGAATAATTacagaaatcgaaaaaaaattaagagttACCGGTAATATGGTTTTGGAGTACACAGCCTCAGAATtcgagacgtttgtatggatttttaactaAGTTTTAAGGTCCGTAACTTTGTCTCTGTTCGACCAAAGAgaatcaaacttggacagatggccaacCTCAATGTTGTCATATGATGGTGTCGATTTATcaattggttcaaatttgaaactcgccccagtttcCTGCGCAATTCCGAAATGGCGTATtcgtgctccagcgctagaacgactagcctgacataaataaagttcctttcctttaattttttatttataaccCAGACGATTAATCTtgctctttgttagcagtatagttTCTGGTTACTGACAATATATGATATTTGATATTTAAGTGACGGAAAGTTAGTCTTTGTTGTTGTATTGCAACGTAAGTGATGTTTCAATGTAATCTTTTGTGGATTGTTCTTGTCGGTTTTGACGtaaaactttcattttctttgaaaaaaattatttgtggGGCAAaatgccactaaaatgctcgaataATGCTTAATGCTTTTgcctcactaaaatgctcgaaaaaatgccagcataatgtacaaaagcctaaTTGGCAATAAGATTTGccactcatccaaagaaatggatgaatCAGTCCTCTTGTCTTAACAAGTGCAGTTCAGGAatatgaataataaaacaatcattgcatggattcggttttcgcatgatagcgataattatcaaggcctcagtcacaaactttggccttagGTTGAAACAACGGATTCTAAAAGTTTACCCACCTCAATTCTactgtattaaaaaaaacagcctcccattttcattggttttgaaaatttaacctTCCCCCCTTCCCCACTCTAAacaccgccccccccccccccagacaTAAATAACGAACAGTCCCtcagcaaagacaacggcgacggtaACGAGAACGGTACAAATtggcatatttagtaggcaacaacaatagctttgcacgtcctgcacgtgcgtttttcatttttgtccaattATTTGACGTCGTcggcaaaacaacaacgtgaaatagtcacggtttatatggggtagaaacttagcacttcacattgcactctaatcagttaagtctgttcaaatataagtgctacacggctaacgtttgcaaaaacgtaatccttccatTTAGACAAGCCGTTTGCCTAGGCCTTGGATTGACCTTCAACCGGATCGAAATCGCTGACTTCCCATAAATTTTGTTAACagattttattaaattctcaacctcggataatgcatttcgcgtgctctgattggttcactcaatctcggttatcagctcatataccttggtttgaccttatatggtaaatgattgcgttaagcgttgctaaactaaaaatgttttcgccggaatgcgaaattactctttgaatacagccaaaaaggaagaaaaaaacctttttttgtagaaagtttggatcaattccgacgtttataagtacgcgaaaaggcaagaaatgtttttgtgatgagcctgcgtctgtctgagaacaaggtattacacaacatcgcatcagttctcatcaagatttttttcgatttcgctcggatttgctcgctttttccgctcgtatttcgtacttccagatttttggagttgaaggaatttaataaaacaattattccattcgcgcttgttggatatgagactggttatagccaactcggcgctacgcgcctcgttggctatttaccatctcatatccaacgcgcgcttatggaataattgttaattattcgtattctcagtattgcactggaactagcttgcaatggaggctaatgcggaggAATACCGGTATATTAAAAGgtttttgcatttaaaaagATTCCCCTGCATTGGCCTCCATGTTCTAGtacaatactgagaatacgaatatggcctatagagtgttttcgctcatttgatCAGCAAcaatatttgcatactaaaacaaaaggaagaatttgcataaaaatacaccaagctactctaaaaatccgagggtaaataatgatATATGATAGGTTCTGATGcttcttaaccaacggttagcgctaaccaggcttcgagcaaccggcccctggacGTTAGCGAAACGACCTGATACCCAAATGCGAATCTTTCATCCCATATGTTTACTCTGAATCCGCtcataaacaattttaatttaggattattcgcccacattgtacgaagtgaacgagatgaaataacCGCGACAGACTTAAgattgtgcaaagttacatcaagagaaaatgaggggacagagagggaggctcaaggcgttgaccgggatatgttatgtccacgaaagttatttttagacgagtggaagtctttgttctagcggaagtctgtcttctgagacgtccgtatgcagtcttgcctcgctctcaggttcttagtgaaaagagaaaatgatggcgcacgtggaaggctgatgaatatatattttctttcaaacatcggaccgaggttggcctgcatgcggacgtctcggaagtcttccgctcgtctaaaaataactttcgtggacatgacatatcccaagggctggactgggagcctccttctctgtcccctcattttctcttggttacaTTTTTAAGTGACATCTTCGTCGGCCTCGCCGTAGTAAATCTTAAAGTTGGTAATGTTACCTGTGGGCCAGTCCACGAAAACACAATAGATGTTTCTGAATAAAGATTATCTTTCCGGGGTTgtcctaaaagccggaatccggaatccggaatcacaggtcattgttttaccaatacagagagtaaaaactataaaacattcaTAAAGCTAACCATAGCCCTAATTAGtcctaaacaaacttttttaggcctaaggttagcttttatgaatgttttatagtttttactctctgtattggtaaaacaatgacctgtgattccggattccggattccggattccggattccggattccggattcctgctTTTAGGACAATCCTCTTTCCGCAACACCGGTTGGCATAGGCATACAATGAGAGAGCGTGACCCtttggaaaaccgctggcactccGAGTGGGCTCACCCGCTTTCTACTTCCTTCAAGTTCGTGAACTGAGCATATTCATTGAAAGCTTGTGTGAACTGTTTTTCGATATTTTGAGAGAACGAAAAGTCAGAGATCGTTTGTTGTTCAACTTTACCCTGCTTTATATCGGGTGTTCGACGATGGATTTGCCGGAGGAATACATGGAACCAATCCTTGATTTGATCGTGCCCATGCGTGACGTAAAGTTGATTCACAAAACAGCAAGAGAGAGCAGACAGCAGCACTTGGAATACTTGCCTCTTACTGGTATGAATACGACGCATCTATTGTTCAGTGGAAGTAGCGAAGAGGGATTGTATCTTCCAGATCTTTCCGTTGTGAGAAAACCACTGCACAGGTGCGAATCATCAATGATTTCTGCCGATAAGGATATAATGATTGTTTGGGGAAATTGGCCGGTAAACGAGGAACTTCGGAGAAAAACCTTCGCTGTTTTGGAAGTGAAAGACACTCATCCCGGCTACTGTCGGCTTCGCTTCAATCCAGCGTTTTGTGCGAGTTCAAGAACCGGACGGCAACAGGAATTTAGAATAGAAGGTGGCGGGCTGGATAAGAATGGTTTCATATACAATTCCAAGTTTGTCGCGACCATGTCAAAGACACTAAAGCTACAAGAGTGGGCAACATCAGTTTTCGAAGTTATTGATCGTCCAGGGTACAATCTTCGGACAGATCACGCGTTGCATGGGCCAGCTTTTATGAGCAGTGTGGTGTGCTCTGGCGGTAATGACCTCAGGGTGGACTACGTTCACTCACTCCACTGTCAAGAGTGGCCAGAGGTTGCCTCGGGATGGATACATCGACACAGGCCATCAGGGTGGCCCAGTCCACGGCTGATACGGGACATTATGAAAAAGGGTTGTCATGTTGTACCTGTTTCACATCGGCGAAGCGAGCGGCCCAGCTTGGAATGGCGGTTATCTTTCTCAGAAGCGGAAGTGACGTTAGCTTTGACCTTGTCATCAATCCCTCGAAGATGCTACATCTTTCTGAAGCTGCTGCACATCTACAAGTTTAAAAGGCATGGTGTGGCCTTACAAACGTACTTTTTGAAAACCGCCCTATTCTGGATATGTGAGAGCATCAGTTTGTCGGAATGGAAAGAGATGAAAACATTTGAAGGCATCCAACGACTTTTGCAGTTCCTTCTTAACAGCTGCGAGGAATGCGCGTTACCAAATTACTTCGTACCTCAGAACAACTTGTTCAGTGGGTTAGGCCTTGTGCAGATGTCAAAGACGAAGGAAGCAATCAGAGAAGTGCTAGCTAACCCAGTTCAAAATCTCGTAGATCTTACAAAGTTTTACAATGCTTCCCATATGCCTGTAGAGCCGCTGATTAGCGAGATCGTTGGCTGCTGTTTGTCTCGTTTTCCCGGTCCAGTGAGCAAAAGTGAACTGAGTAGATTCCAGACTTGTCTTCGTGGTCAAGTCGTCAATGGATTACTCTCGCAGGGAGATTCAACGTACGAAGCACTCGCGATTGTCACTGCTTGTGACGACATCGAAAAACTGCCATCTGCCACTGACTGCCTGGCTGCTTTTGAAAGTTTTGTTGAAATTGAATCTGATCTCGGTGGAATTGACCTGAAGCTGCAGCTGGCGGTGATTGCATCAATATACCATAATCGTGGCTGCTTGGCGTGGCTGGAAAATGACCAGGAAGCTCACAGGGGTTTTTGCCAGAAATCCAAGAACTTGTTTGAGACTCTACTGAAACCTTCCGATCCAATTGACATCCATCAGATCTGGATGTTTGTGGACTACTGCAATCTCTTGAGGTCCCTCAAAGAGTACGACAAAGCTTTGCGAGTTGTTCATGCAGTCATAAAGGCACAGTCAAATAAGAGGTACCGCAATGTTTGTAACACTTATGCCAACCATAACAGCCATACAGGAGGTGACTATTTCTCATGGGAAGTTGAGCATCTCGGATCCGTCGACGTTCTTTCATTTGGAAACTTGTTGTATGTGGCCGCACTGTGTCATATTGACGGGGGACGAGAGCTTCGGGGAAACCGTCACACTGGCCATAATGGTGCCTGGATCTTTGCCGGTTGGTTGGAGGAATTTGTTCGTGATAAATGCAACCGATTTGCAACAATAGGAGACGAGGCAAACATCGCCATGCTTGGATTCTTGATGCTGGAAATGGAAGAACATCAGAAAGCAATCGAAATGTTCAACTGGGCGTTAGAGGTGAACCCTTCCTCCCTTCATGCGGAGGTGTACCGCGATTTGGCCGCAGACGAGATTAACAAAAATCTCAACAATAAAAAGGCTTGAAAAACGAGACCAATGTTCATCTGAAATAACGTGCGATCTGCAGCATTTGGGTGTtttcatttcttgttgttttcgGTTTCGCCGCGCAACATGTGGGGAGAAGTGTTACATGTCGAATGAAGCGACGATAGGTTTTGATTGCTCGCAGTCTAGCGTTTGGCTGAAACTCGTGTTTCCGTTGAGTTTATCTTCGCAACGGAGTGCAAGCATTAAGGAAGCAATGTGGGCTGCGTGAGCCCATAGACAGTATAGAACGACTGGGTCCcgttcttgaaagtcccgaaaacttttcgggcccgaaaagccatttgtgaaactaccAATCGCTTGTTTttgaaagccgatcttttaacacgtTGTAAGGTGACAAAAAAATgaatgtgaagtttgacgacttaaatcctcttcgttcttgagatacaaagggaattgtgacacccgaaaatggcccgtaaagtttcgggatcTTTGAGAAACGAccccctggggcccgtttctcgaaagtcccgaaaacctttcgggcccgaaaagccatttgtgaaattgccaaccgctagttttggaaagccgatcttttaacatgtcttcaagctaactaaaagaaacacgtctgtgaagtttgacgacttaaat
This window harbors:
- the LOC138045662 gene encoding uncharacterized protein isoform X1, whose protein sequence is MDLPEEYMEPILDLIVPMRDVKLIHKTARESRQQHLEYLPLTGMNTTHLLFSGSSEEGLYLPDLSVVRKPLHRCESSMISADKDIMIVWGNWPVNEELRRKTFAVLEVKDTHPGYCRLRFNPAFCASSRTGRQQEFRIEGGGLDKNGFIYNSKFVATMSKTLKLQEWATSVFEVIDRPGYNLRTDHALHGPAFMSSVVCSGGNDLRVDYVHSLHCQEWPEVASGWIHRHRPSGWPSPRLIRDIMKKGCHVVPVSHRRSERPSLEWRLSFSEAEVTLALTLSSIPRRCYIFLKLLHIYKFKRHGVALQTYFLKTALFWICESISLSEWKEMKTFEGIQRLLQFLLNSCEECALPNYFVPQNNLFSGLGLVQMSKTKEAIREVLANPVQNLVDLTKFYNASHMPVEPLISEIVGCCLSRFPGPVSKSELSRFQTCLRGQVVNGLLSQGDSTYEALAIVTACDDIEKLPSATDCLAAFESFVEIESDLGGIDLKLQLAVIASIYHNRGCLAWLENDQEAHRGFCQKSKNLFETLLKPSDPIDIHQIWMFVDYCNLLRSLKEYDKALRVVHAVIKAQSNKRYRNVCNTYANHNSHTGGDYFSWEVEHLGSVDVLSFGNLLYVAALCHIDGGRELRGNRHTGHNGAWIFAGWLEEFVRDKCNRFATIGDEANIAMLGFLMLEMEEHQKAIEMFNWALEVNPSSLHAEVYRDLAADEINKNLNNKKA
- the LOC138045662 gene encoding uncharacterized protein isoform X2 — its product is MSKTLKLQEWATSVFEVIDRPGYNLRTDHALHGPAFMSSVVCSGGNDLRVDYVHSLHCQEWPEVASGWIHRHRPSGWPSPRLIRDIMKKGCHVVPVSHRRSERPSLEWRLSFSEAEVTLALTLSSIPRRCYIFLKLLHIYKFKRHGVALQTYFLKTALFWICESISLSEWKEMKTFEGIQRLLQFLLNSCEECALPNYFVPQNNLFSGLGLVQMSKTKEAIREVLANPVQNLVDLTKFYNASHMPVEPLISEIVGCCLSRFPGPVSKSELSRFQTCLRGQVVNGLLSQGDSTYEALAIVTACDDIEKLPSATDCLAAFESFVEIESDLGGIDLKLQLAVIASIYHNRGCLAWLENDQEAHRGFCQKSKNLFETLLKPSDPIDIHQIWMFVDYCNLLRSLKEYDKALRVVHAVIKAQSNKRYRNVCNTYANHNSHTGGDYFSWEVEHLGSVDVLSFGNLLYVAALCHIDGGRELRGNRHTGHNGAWIFAGWLEEFVRDKCNRFATIGDEANIAMLGFLMLEMEEHQKAIEMFNWALEVNPSSLHAEVYRDLAADEINKNLNNKKA